One part of the Pseudomonadota bacterium genome encodes these proteins:
- a CDS encoding amidohydrolase family protein, whose translation MKRSLVGMGLIMLIGCASAAAEIVAITDATVHTMGRSGTLDNATVLIDDGEVVAVGLDVDIPANARIIEGSDKIVTPGVFDTVSALGVREVGAVDSTVDVEASSTSGPAFKVVDGFNPRSPTLVVNRIEGVTRGFLLPNPNSEGHVLAGTGSVVHFGATRDYIVNDNAAVVAYLGEQGAAMAGGARGHALLSLEAALSDAEDYRDDKEGYDTGSTRELSLGKVDLEALQGVIRGRMPLVVVVNRAADIERVLDLANEYAIDLILYGGAEAWMVADRLAEAGVTVVLNPIQNLPNQFETLNSTFDNARRLHVAGVTIAFSHADTHNPRNLTQLAGNAVANGLPWDVALRAITVTPADLFGGSDTCCAIEPGNVADLVVWPADPLEVTTYADHVFIQGKEMPMKSRQTLLRDRYLDLKDDLPFMYRK comes from the coding sequence ATGAAACGCTCTCTAGTCGGAATGGGCTTAATCATGTTGATAGGGTGCGCGTCGGCGGCTGCCGAAATCGTGGCCATCACCGACGCAACGGTGCACACCATGGGTCGCAGCGGGACGCTCGACAACGCGACGGTGCTTATCGATGACGGTGAAGTGGTTGCCGTCGGATTGGATGTGGACATACCGGCAAATGCACGGATTATCGAGGGCAGCGACAAAATTGTTACGCCGGGTGTTTTCGACACGGTGAGTGCGCTGGGCGTTCGCGAAGTCGGTGCGGTTGATTCGACTGTCGACGTGGAGGCGAGCAGTACCTCAGGGCCCGCGTTCAAAGTGGTTGATGGATTTAATCCGCGCTCACCCACCCTGGTCGTGAATCGAATCGAAGGGGTAACGCGTGGTTTTTTATTGCCCAACCCAAACAGCGAAGGACACGTGCTTGCCGGGACCGGGTCGGTTGTGCACTTTGGCGCCACGCGTGATTACATCGTCAACGACAATGCCGCCGTGGTGGCCTACCTTGGTGAACAGGGCGCCGCTATGGCCGGCGGGGCACGTGGCCATGCACTGTTATCACTTGAAGCGGCCCTAAGCGATGCCGAGGATTATCGCGACGACAAAGAGGGATACGACACGGGCTCGACACGTGAGCTCAGTCTGGGCAAAGTGGATCTAGAGGCACTGCAGGGCGTTATTCGTGGGCGGATGCCCTTGGTGGTTGTGGTAAACCGCGCGGCCGATATCGAGCGCGTACTTGATCTTGCCAACGAGTACGCCATCGATCTGATTCTTTATGGCGGCGCTGAAGCTTGGATGGTGGCTGATCGCCTGGCTGAGGCTGGGGTGACAGTCGTACTCAATCCCATTCAGAACCTTCCCAACCAATTTGAGACACTCAACTCAACCTTTGATAACGCCAGGCGGCTGCATGTCGCCGGCGTAACCATCGCATTTTCGCATGCCGACACGCATAACCCACGGAATTTGACCCAGCTCGCCGGCAATGCGGTGGCCAATGGATTGCCGTGGGACGTCGCACTGCGCGCGATTACGGTGACGCCTGCCGATCTATTCGGCGGTAGTGATACGTGTTGTGCGATTGAACCTGGCAACGTCGCGGACCTGGTCGTATGGCCGGCCGATCCGCTCGAAGTCACCACCTATGCCGATCACGTGTTTATTCAGGGCAAGGAAATGCCCATGAAGAGTCGGCAAACCCTGCTTCGCGATCGCTATTTGGATCTCAAAGATGACCTGCCGTTTATGTATCGAAAATAG
- a CDS encoding prolyl oligopeptidase family serine peptidase, whose product MTPTKRSALFTALLALILGACTQDETTNESHTSMNNKSAALSYPESKRGSVTDTYHGVQVADPYRWMEDADLADTQEWVAAQNQLAEPYLEALPLQEVINQRMTQLWNYESYTKPRKYGDYYFYRYNNGNQNQSIVYVTTDLDTTPRPFIDPMDFSEDGTVALYQVEPSPDGTLVAYSLSDGGSDWRTWRVRNTETGQDLDDFITYTKFTSVSWTPDGRSFYYSRYPAKSDGVGDGSKAVSVYRHRIGQPQINDVLVYSVPENPRYNPYAEVTENGKQLVIGISEGYNANAVHLVDSTDPDNVVRLMDDWDALYWYLGQIDNELYFVTTNQAPNWRVIAVDPNTPSPANWREVVATTDEAIDDAKLTGGQLFINYLRDAKSFVQVHSPAGELLTELALPGIGTVSGFDGSSDTSETFFSFESFTEPPSVYRYDLSLGEAKLFKNVNVEADFSKYQTEQVFYSSKDGTRVPMFIISPKNITRDGSNPTLLYGYGGFDISLTPDYKTAYIVWLEMGGVVAIPNLRGGGEYGKQWHKAGTKTDKQNVFDDFIAAAEFLIEQGYTSSQHLGISGRSNGGLLVGAALTQRPDLFGAALPAVGVLDMLRYHTPSANARAWSSDYGLSENAEEFAALYAYSPVHNVNDDTCYPPTLVTTADRDDRVVPWHSYKFAAELQHRQACEHPVLARIETRAGHGAGKPKWMIIEDYAYQWAFLAEHLDATMP is encoded by the coding sequence ATGACGCCCACCAAACGAAGCGCTCTTTTTACCGCACTTTTGGCGCTGATCCTCGGTGCCTGTACGCAGGACGAGACCACCAATGAGTCCCACACCAGCATGAATAACAAGAGCGCAGCGCTGAGTTACCCCGAGTCCAAACGCGGTTCAGTGACCGATACGTATCACGGCGTACAGGTTGCCGATCCCTATCGTTGGATGGAGGACGCCGATCTTGCCGACACCCAAGAATGGGTCGCCGCACAAAATCAATTAGCCGAGCCGTATCTCGAGGCCCTGCCTCTGCAGGAAGTCATAAACCAACGCATGACCCAACTTTGGAATTACGAGAGTTACACCAAGCCGCGCAAATACGGAGATTATTATTTTTACCGCTATAACAATGGCAATCAGAACCAATCGATCGTCTATGTCACCACCGATCTCGACACAACGCCACGTCCGTTCATCGATCCGATGGACTTTAGCGAAGATGGGACCGTCGCGCTGTACCAAGTTGAACCCAGTCCCGACGGCACGTTAGTGGCTTACAGTTTATCGGACGGTGGCAGCGATTGGCGCACGTGGCGCGTACGCAATACTGAGACTGGACAAGATCTCGACGACTTCATCACTTACACCAAGTTTACGTCGGTCTCCTGGACACCAGACGGTCGAAGCTTCTACTACAGTCGCTACCCAGCAAAAAGCGATGGCGTGGGCGATGGCAGCAAAGCGGTATCGGTTTACCGCCACCGTATCGGTCAACCACAGATCAACGATGTGCTGGTTTACTCGGTCCCCGAAAATCCCCGCTACAATCCGTATGCGGAAGTGACGGAAAACGGCAAGCAGCTCGTTATCGGCATCAGCGAGGGCTATAACGCCAACGCCGTCCACTTAGTCGACAGCACCGACCCCGACAACGTCGTGCGCCTCATGGATGATTGGGATGCACTGTATTGGTATCTGGGACAGATTGATAATGAACTCTACTTTGTGACCACTAACCAGGCGCCCAACTGGCGCGTCATCGCGGTCGACCCCAACACGCCGTCGCCTGCTAATTGGCGCGAGGTCGTTGCGACCACCGATGAAGCGATCGACGACGCCAAGCTGACGGGCGGTCAACTGTTCATTAACTATCTGCGTGACGCTAAGTCGTTTGTGCAAGTGCATTCGCCAGCAGGCGAACTGCTGACCGAACTGGCATTGCCCGGGATCGGCACGGTGAGTGGTTTCGATGGCAGTAGTGATACGAGCGAAACGTTTTTTAGCTTCGAGAGCTTTACCGAGCCACCGTCGGTCTACCGTTACGATCTGTCACTTGGCGAGGCCAAACTGTTTAAAAACGTAAACGTTGAGGCTGACTTTTCGAAGTATCAGACCGAGCAGGTGTTCTATTCCAGCAAAGACGGCACGCGTGTTCCGATGTTTATTATCTCGCCGAAGAACATCACGCGCGATGGGTCCAATCCCACGCTATTGTACGGCTATGGCGGTTTCGATATATCGCTCACGCCCGACTACAAAACAGCCTACATCGTGTGGCTCGAAATGGGCGGCGTGGTGGCCATACCCAATTTGCGCGGCGGGGGTGAGTACGGCAAACAGTGGCACAAGGCCGGCACTAAGACCGACAAACAAAATGTATTCGATGACTTTATTGCCGCCGCCGAGTTTCTGATCGAACAAGGGTACACATCGAGCCAGCACCTTGGCATTAGCGGTCGCAGCAACGGCGGCTTGCTGGTTGGCGCTGCACTTACCCAACGACCTGATTTGTTCGGCGCTGCGCTCCCCGCTGTCGGCGTGCTCGACATGCTGCGATACCACACGCCAAGCGCCAACGCGCGCGCCTGGTCCAGCGACTACGGCCTATCTGAGAACGCGGAGGAGTTCGCCGCGCTCTATGCCTACTCCCCCGTTCACAATGTGAACGACGACACGTGCTATCCGCCGACGCTCGTTACCACGGCGGATCGTGACGACCGTGTCGTGCCATGGCACTCCTACAAATTCGCGGCAGAGCTACAACACCGTCAGGCGTGCGAACACCCGGTATTAGCGCGCATCGAAACGCGCGCCGGCCACGGCGCCGGCAAACCCAAATGGATGATTATTGAAGACTACGCGTATCAGTGGGCGTTCCTGGCCGAACATCTCGACGCGACAATGCCCTAA
- a CDS encoding TIGR04211 family SH3 domain-containing protein translates to MIQTPPGRALFALLTLGAWLSVSLPASARTGYINDELEVTLRTGESTRNSIIRMLSSGERLDVLSTNEETGYARVTTEGGTEGFVLARFVTYQPIARDQLAIANQRLARNAERIAELEAELASVKGDNADYSASQSNLQSDNTRLTDELNDIRRTAANAIQTAEQNRTLTATKANLENQIQTLQAQNATLSARSRQVWFMAGAGTLILGIMAGLVLPRLKLKRRSKWGDL, encoded by the coding sequence ATGATTCAGACCCCGCCTGGTCGCGCGCTGTTTGCGCTACTCACCCTCGGTGCCTGGCTATCAGTCAGCCTGCCAGCGAGTGCCCGCACCGGCTATATCAACGACGAACTGGAAGTCACCCTTCGCACCGGCGAAAGCACGCGTAATTCAATTATTCGCATGCTCTCCAGCGGCGAACGTCTTGACGTGTTGAGCACCAATGAAGAGACGGGCTACGCGCGCGTCACGACCGAGGGCGGCACCGAAGGATTTGTGCTGGCGCGGTTCGTCACCTATCAACCCATCGCGCGTGACCAACTCGCCATCGCCAATCAGCGGTTGGCACGCAATGCTGAGCGAATTGCGGAACTCGAGGCGGAACTGGCCAGCGTTAAAGGCGATAATGCGGATTACAGCGCGTCGCAATCGAACCTTCAAAGTGACAACACGCGACTGACCGACGAACTCAACGACATTCGTCGCACCGCCGCCAACGCAATCCAAACGGCTGAGCAAAACCGTACGCTGACCGCCACCAAAGCCAATCTTGAGAATCAGATTCAGACACTCCAGGCACAGAACGCCACGCTGTCGGCGCGCAGCCGGCAAGTGTGGTTCATGGCGGGTGCCGGCACACTCATACTCGGGATTATGGCCGGCCTCGTACTACCGAGACTCAAATTAAAACGACGCTCCAAGTGGGGCGATCTTTGA
- a CDS encoding M14 family zinc carboxypeptidase encodes MSRLLMCLTAMWLSAPFAAATTLDLDLNRSASWLTVTDSGPYSPVEDQPHHSPVVQGNTTVLWALDEVSRLCRQLDEKLTSIDYDECAAANLQPSGAYSTLHRTIAYRDVQPSDREPVGKVLLIGGIHGDEYSSVTIVFRWLRELEQNSGPFHWRVVPTLNPDGLLMPPRMSQRMNANGVDLNRNFPTPNWEREAMDYWVNRTRKSKRRYPGKAPLSEPESRWLAKQIDEFKPNAVISVHAPHGIVDFDGPLVPPDNLGPLELRLLGTYPGSMGRYVGVYRGIPLLTVELESALRIPDDDDAEKIWQDTMAWLENRVINTEKPRVEQALDTPMQSDDETDNANL; translated from the coding sequence ATGTCGCGACTGTTAATGTGCCTCACCGCAATGTGGCTCAGTGCCCCATTTGCGGCGGCAACCACTTTGGATCTGGATCTCAACCGGTCCGCTTCTTGGTTAACAGTAACCGACTCCGGGCCGTATTCGCCTGTAGAAGATCAGCCACACCATTCCCCGGTTGTGCAGGGGAACACCACCGTGCTGTGGGCATTGGATGAAGTGAGCCGTTTGTGCCGGCAGCTGGATGAGAAACTGACGTCGATTGACTACGACGAATGCGCCGCGGCGAATCTTCAGCCGAGTGGTGCGTATTCAACACTTCATCGCACCATCGCCTATCGGGATGTGCAGCCCAGCGATCGAGAGCCGGTCGGTAAAGTACTGCTCATCGGCGGTATTCATGGCGATGAGTACAGTTCGGTGACCATCGTTTTTCGCTGGCTACGCGAGCTGGAACAGAACAGCGGCCCATTTCATTGGCGAGTAGTGCCCACACTGAATCCTGACGGATTGTTGATGCCGCCCAGAATGAGTCAGCGCATGAACGCGAATGGGGTGGATTTAAACCGCAATTTTCCCACCCCCAACTGGGAACGGGAGGCGATGGACTACTGGGTCAATCGCACGCGTAAGAGCAAGCGCCGCTATCCAGGCAAGGCCCCGTTGAGTGAGCCCGAGTCACGCTGGCTCGCCAAACAGATCGATGAGTTCAAACCCAATGCGGTTATTTCTGTTCACGCCCCGCACGGTATTGTTGATTTTGATGGTCCGCTGGTACCCCCGGATAATTTGGGGCCGCTCGAGCTGCGTTTGCTCGGCACTTACCCTGGGTCGATGGGACGCTATGTGGGTGTTTATCGTGGCATACCGCTGCTCACCGTTGAGCTCGAAAGCGCCCTGCGTATTCCGGATGACGATGATGCCGAGAAAATCTGGCAGGACACGATGGCGTGGCTTGAGAACCGGGTGATCAATACCGAAAAACCACGCGTTGAGCAGGCGCTCGACACGCCGATGCAGTCGGACGATGAGACCGATAACGCGAATTTGTAA
- a CDS encoding amidohydrolase, with protein MTAFRFSSVLILLALTAACSDDKQDTAAADVPFASTYQPLPSKPVLITNARILIGNGEELENGSLLLQDGVIAAVAPKIRAPRDTIEIDASGKWVTPGIIDNHSHLGVYPSPGVRAHSDGNEMTAPVTAEVWAEHSVWPQDPGFAAALAGGVTTLQILPGSANLIGGRSVTLKNVPSRTVQGMKFPNAPYGLKMACGENPKRVYGENKGRAPGTRMGNVAGYRAAWIDAKKYQKKLNAAADGGGEPPDRDLKLETLAGVLNGDILVHIHCYRADEMAVMLDLAEEFDYSVAAFHHAVEAYKIADLLAQADACSAMWADWGGFKMEAFDDVRENVPMVANAGGCAIVHSDSSVGIQRLNQEAAKALAAGQRVGINFTEADAIAWLTRNPAKSLGIVSVTGTLEQGKMADVVIWSGNPFSVYTQAEKVYVDGALMYDRFNPAHQPVSDYVLGHRTENGGTQ; from the coding sequence ATGACCGCGTTTCGTTTTTCGAGTGTGTTGATCCTACTGGCGCTCACCGCCGCGTGCAGCGATGACAAGCAGGACACGGCTGCCGCCGATGTTCCGTTTGCGTCGACCTATCAACCACTGCCTTCCAAGCCTGTACTGATCACCAATGCACGCATACTCATCGGCAATGGTGAAGAGCTCGAAAACGGCAGCCTCCTCCTGCAGGACGGTGTGATCGCTGCGGTTGCGCCCAAAATTCGTGCGCCGCGTGACACGATTGAAATCGACGCATCTGGAAAGTGGGTGACGCCAGGCATCATCGACAATCACTCGCATCTGGGTGTCTATCCATCGCCGGGCGTGCGCGCGCACTCCGACGGCAACGAAATGACGGCGCCGGTGACGGCCGAAGTGTGGGCCGAACACTCCGTTTGGCCACAAGATCCGGGATTTGCCGCGGCATTGGCCGGCGGTGTAACCACGCTGCAGATTTTGCCAGGCTCTGCCAATCTGATTGGCGGTCGAAGCGTGACACTGAAAAACGTCCCCTCTCGCACGGTGCAGGGGATGAAATTTCCGAACGCCCCATACGGATTAAAAATGGCCTGCGGCGAAAACCCCAAACGCGTGTATGGAGAGAACAAAGGTCGCGCACCGGGTACACGGATGGGGAATGTCGCGGGTTATCGCGCTGCTTGGATCGACGCGAAGAAGTATCAAAAAAAGCTCAACGCGGCAGCGGATGGCGGTGGTGAGCCGCCCGATCGTGATCTCAAGTTAGAAACTTTGGCGGGCGTGCTCAACGGCGACATTCTTGTTCATATTCATTGTTATCGCGCCGATGAAATGGCGGTAATGCTCGATCTTGCTGAGGAATTTGATTACTCCGTGGCAGCGTTCCACCATGCGGTAGAGGCATACAAAATTGCCGACTTGCTCGCGCAAGCCGACGCTTGCTCGGCGATGTGGGCCGATTGGGGCGGATTCAAAATGGAAGCGTTTGATGACGTGCGTGAGAACGTGCCAATGGTGGCGAACGCCGGTGGCTGTGCCATCGTGCATTCGGACTCGTCGGTGGGCATTCAACGACTCAATCAAGAAGCCGCCAAGGCACTCGCCGCTGGCCAGCGTGTTGGCATCAATTTCACTGAAGCGGATGCGATTGCTTGGCTCACACGCAATCCGGCGAAATCGCTCGGCATTGTGAGCGTCACCGGCACGTTGGAGCAAGGCAAGATGGCGGATGTGGTCATTTGGAGTGGCAATCCATTCAGCGTTTATACGCAAGCGGAAAAAGTGTATGTCGACGGGGCACTCATGTACGACCGCTTCAATCCCGCTCATCAGCCGGTCTCAGATTATGTACTCGGCCATCGTACAGAAAATGGAGGCACACAATAA